One genomic region from Methanosarcinales archaeon encodes:
- the ahbD gene encoding heme b synthase yields MIKPPRIVAWELTRACNLACRHCRADAVTNLDPNELTTDEAKNFIDQLVECGKPILIMTGGEPLLRDDFFELAQYGTDKDLRVVLATNGTFMTPEIAARLKDVGIQRISVSIDGLDAKTHDDFRCEQGSFDAALIGIQHIKDAGIGFQINTTITKRNIDQIPGILDLAVLLEAEALHIFLLVPTGRGKEIEEDEIPPEEYERVLNWFYDQRNKVPLQLKATCAPHYFRIMRQRAREEGIKITRETHGLEAMTKGCLGGSGFCFVSHIGEVYPCGYLPALAGNIREQSFRDIWVGSKVFNDIRDLNKLKGKCGICEYRAVCMGCRARAYAVTGDYMSEEPYCIYVPSGSLKT; encoded by the coding sequence TTGATAAAACCACCCCGAATAGTGGCATGGGAACTTACCCGGGCCTGCAACCTTGCCTGCCGGCACTGCCGGGCCGATGCGGTCACAAACCTCGATCCCAATGAACTGACCACTGACGAGGCAAAGAATTTCATTGACCAGTTGGTTGAATGTGGTAAGCCCATTCTTATCATGACAGGAGGGGAACCCCTGTTAAGGGACGACTTTTTTGAGCTCGCACAGTACGGCACAGATAAGGATTTAAGAGTAGTTCTTGCCACCAATGGCACATTTATGACACCTGAAATTGCAGCCCGCCTGAAGGACGTTGGCATCCAGCGGATCAGCGTCAGTATAGATGGTTTGGATGCAAAAACCCATGATGATTTCAGATGCGAGCAGGGCTCATTTGATGCAGCCTTGATCGGTATCCAGCACATTAAGGATGCAGGGATTGGATTCCAGATCAACACTACTATCACAAAAAGGAATATTGACCAGATACCTGGAATATTAGACCTGGCAGTACTATTGGAAGCAGAAGCACTGCACATCTTCCTTTTAGTCCCCACTGGCAGGGGCAAGGAGATCGAAGAAGACGAAATACCGCCAGAGGAATATGAGCGGGTGCTGAACTGGTTCTATGACCAGCGCAACAAAGTACCCCTGCAGCTTAAGGCCACCTGCGCGCCTCACTATTTCAGGATCATGCGCCAGCGGGCCAGGGAAGAAGGTATCAAGATTACAAGGGAGACCCACGGTCTGGAGGCCATGACCAAAGGATGTCTTGGGGGCAGTGGATTTTGTTTTGTTTCCCACATTGGTGAAGTATATCCCTGCGGTTACCTCCCTGCCCTGGCCGGTAATATCCGTGAGCAGAGTTTCAGGGATATCTGGGTGGGTTCCAAAGTATTCAACGATATCAGGGACCTAAACAAACTGAAAGGCAAGTGCGGAATATGTGAGTATAGAGCAGTATGCATGGGATGCCGAGCCCGGGCTTATGCAGT